The Thermodesulfovibrionales bacterium genome window below encodes:
- a CDS encoding M28 family peptidase has translation MEAVRYLSEEIGQRSYLDLNRLNAAADYIEDGFSSRGCPTGRQPFTYDGNAYYNITAEVPGERDDGGGILVVGAHYDTVIGTPGADDNASGVSSLLELARQIALRPLGKTVRLVAFTLEEPPFFMTSRMGSYVYAEGLRKEGVKVYGMIALEMLGYFSDDEGSQFYPASLFKWFYPDRGNFIAFVGNISSRAFTKRIRDSFRAVSSLPVESLNAVSCIPGVDFSDHRSFWKFGYPACMVTDTAFYRNPNYHGPGDTPDTLDYRRMADLVEGLYKAFSRLR, from the coding sequence ATGGAGGCAGTAAGATATCTCTCCGAAGAGATCGGACAGAGGAGCTACCTTGATCTCAACCGGCTCAATGCTGCCGCCGACTATATAGAGGACGGATTCAGTTCGAGGGGATGCCCCACAGGGAGGCAGCCCTTCACCTATGATGGCAACGCCTACTACAACATCACCGCCGAGGTGCCGGGAGAACGTGACGACGGTGGCGGGATACTCGTTGTCGGCGCTCATTATGATACCGTCATCGGAACCCCCGGAGCCGATGACAATGCGAGCGGTGTTTCGTCTCTTCTTGAATTGGCGAGACAGATCGCCCTGAGGCCCCTCGGGAAAACGGTCCGGCTTGTGGCCTTTACCCTCGAGGAACCTCCTTTCTTCATGACCTCGAGGATGGGGAGCTACGTCTATGCAGAGGGGCTCAGGAAAGAGGGCGTAAAGGTTTACGGCATGATCGCCCTTGAGATGCTTGGATACTTCTCTGATGACGAAGGGTCCCAATTCTATCCAGCCTCCCTCTTCAAATGGTTCTATCCAGACAGAGGCAACTTCATCGCCTTCGTCGGAAACATCTCGTCAAGGGCCTTCACGAAGAGGATCAGGGATTCTTTCCGCGCTGTCTCTTCATTGCCCGTGGAGTCTCTGAACGCAGTCTCTTGTATCCCCGGCGTGGATTTTTCCGACCATCGCAGTTTCTGGAAATTCGGCTATCCAGCGTGCATGGTTACCGACACCGCCTTTTACCGGAATCCGAACTACCACGGCCCGGGAGACACTCCGGACACCCTCGACTACCGGAGGATGGCCGACCTTGTGGAAGGTCTGTACAAGGCCTTCAGCAGGCTGCGGTGA
- a CDS encoding YceI family protein, which produces MARWMIDPDHSVVAFSVKHMMITNVRGLFTKISGAIQFDPPEMSHVSVEVEIDVASLTTGIRKRDEHLFSPDFLDLERYPKIIFRSTRAEALGGNRCRVAGDLTIRGTTRAVTLEVEYFGPVTSPFGGETTIGFSATTSLNRYDYTVAWHEPMEKGEVAGENVEITLDIEADLAAD; this is translated from the coding sequence ATGGCCCGCTGGATGATAGACCCCGATCACTCCGTCGTTGCCTTTTCAGTGAAACACATGATGATCACGAACGTCCGCGGTCTCTTCACCAAGATAAGCGGCGCAATTCAGTTCGACCCTCCTGAGATGTCTCATGTATCCGTCGAGGTCGAGATAGACGTCGCAAGCCTCACGACAGGCATCAGGAAGCGTGACGAGCATCTCTTCAGCCCCGACTTTCTTGACCTCGAAAGATATCCGAAGATCATTTTCAGGAGCACCCGTGCAGAAGCCTTAGGCGGCAATCGTTGCAGAGTGGCAGGGGATCTGACCATTCGCGGAACTACCCGTGCGGTAACCCTTGAGGTGGAATATTTCGGTCCTGTTACGAGCCCCTTCGGAGGGGAAACAACGATCGGCTTCAGTGCAACAACTTCCCTCAATCGTTACGATTACACGGTGGCATGGCATGAACCGATGGAAAAGGGAGAAGTCGCGGGTGAGAACGTGGAGATTACCCTTGACATCGAGGCCGATCTCGCAGCCGACTGA